cacacacacacacacacacacacaccacaagccagaaatgagcagtgttctcgtaaaaacaaaaacaaacaaacaataacaaaaaaaacccaatgtctttattttggttttgtttgcttgcaACTTGATAtgcatattttgtttttaaaaataacctcAAATATGCCAGAATTATATAAtggacaaagtaaaaaaaaaaaaaaaaaccaaaaactcagCTGCTGCTCCTCTTCGGTTATTTTAACGGTTATCTTTTCTTCAGCATAACTGCAACTTAGCAAGTATTATAGCAGACATTTTTCTTATACATTAGGACATTTTTACCATATATATGGTTTGTGCATAGATGCAAAAAATGCACACAAGTGGCATACTATATGTAGTttagttatttgcttttttcaCTTATAATACTTTACTTTCTCCAATGTATattgctctattttatttattatgagagagaaagcccaACTAAAGCACCACTTGGCTCTAGTATGTGGTGgtatctgggattgaacctaggatctctggGACCCCAAGCATACAAATTTTGACCTCTGACACTGAGCTAGCTCCCTGACCCCGATATTGctgtattttctatttatttgccactatgttttgttttgtcttgttttgttttaccacagCGCTGCTCAGcaatggcttatggtgatgcagggaatgctgctattttatgtattttaacccTCATACATCTCTCTTTTAGGAAAATattcaagagaagcatgaagaattAGACAAAGGTAATAAAAATGTGTCCcagtatttaaaagaaaagctCAATAATGAAATCACTtcacagaaaagagaaacaaagggcAGTAACAATGTTCATGAAACAAACAATAATAcagaagatgaagaagatgatgatggagATGAAGATGATGATAGTGAAGAGAGcgaagaaaaagcaaaaagagaaaaggaagacacaTTAGAAGAGAAAATCAGAAACGGTGAGAGCACCTGTCAGCAGGTAACCAATAAAGCATTTGAAAACCAGAAAGACAGACCAGAGGCCcaagaaaaaagtgagaaaaaaatatcaaaactgGATCCTAAAAAGCTATCTCTCGATACCAGTTTTTTGAAAGTTAGTGCAAGACCTTCAGGAAACCAAACAGATCTGGATGGGAGCTTAAGACGAGTCAGGCAAAATGATCCTGATATGAAGGAACTCAACCTGAACAATATTGAAAATATTCCCAAAGAAATGTTACTTGACTTTGTCAATGcaatgaagaaaaacaaacacatcAAAACGTTCAGTTTAGCAAATGTGGGTGCAGATGAGACTGTAGCATTTGCTTTGGCTAATATGTTGCGTGAAAATAGGAGTATCACCACTCTCAACATTGAGTCCAATTTCATCACAGGTAAAGGAATTGTGGCCATCATGAGGTGTCTCCAATTTaatgagacattaacagaacTTCGGTTCCACAACCAAAGGCACATGTTGGGTCACCATGCTGAGATGGAGATATCCAGGCTTTTGAAGGCAAACAACACTCTCCTGAAGATGGGCTACCATTTTGAGCTTCCGGGTCCTAGAATGGTGGTAACCAATCTGCTCACCAGGAATCAAGATAAGCAGAGGCAGAAAAGACAAGAAGAACTAAAACAGCTGCAACTCAAAGAGCAGAGAAAGCTGATAGCCATGTTGGAGAATGGGTTGGGACTGCCACCTGGGATGTGGGAGATGTTGGGGGGACCAATGCCAGATCCCAGAATGCAGGAGTTCCTTCAACCTCCTCCCCAGTCTCCCAGCTCCCAAGCACTTTCCTTCAGTAGACGAAATGAAATGATGAAAACTCCATTACAACCTCCACCGCAGTGCCAGACAGACCCTGACTCCTTCAGTGTTGTGAAGCTGAAGAGGATCCAGCGCAAATCTCGGATGCCAGAAGCCAGAGAATCACAGGAGAAAACCAACCTCAAAGATGTGATCAAAACACTCAAACCAGTGCCAAGAAATAGGCCACCCCCACTGGTGGAAATCACTCCCAGAGATCAACTCTTAAATGACATTCGTCACAGCAATGTTGCCTACCTAAAACCTGTAAGTAGACAAAGGGAGAAATGGTGAACAAGGATGAGATAGATGCAGCCCAGTCTCACTCCTTATTCATCTTAACACCACTAATCGTTACTAACTAGGATGCCAGTCAGCATTATTAGGTGACCTGAATGACTGATTAATCCACAATAACAAACATCTCTAAAACTTCTGTATCAAAAATATCAACAAGCATTTATTGAGTGAGCAAAATTCTATAGAAACATCATATGAATTCACTCACATAGTCATCTTAACAAATTTTTAGATAGTCACTGCTATGTTCCTCattttataaaagggaaatgaACCTTATATAAATTAGGACTTATCAGAATGTATAGCAAGGAAGCAGTAAGTTGACATTGGAGCTCTGTTTCAATTCTAACTTTTATCCATTTCACTAACTTTATGCTATCCCCAGCTATGCAGAAGCTATAGTCAAAAGTCCTTAGTATCCTGAtataaggaataaataagtatgaaGCTTAATtgggttgggagatagcatagtggttataattGAGgcaacaaggtcccaggttcaatccccagaccaccagaagctagaactgagcagtgatctggggaaaaaaaaaacttaactagGTTAGTCCTTTATAAATAATTGGGCTTCCAATTATTTATAGATGCCTAAAAACTGTTAGTTTGGTTTTAGCAGATGTAGAAACACTGTCATTGCCTTTATTCACTTCATTTTTTCAGATAGGCAGACAATGGTGGTCTTAAAGTTAGTGTTTCCTTGAGTTAATAGTATTTTAAGCTGTTATTATTTtagcttttgtatttactgttagtTACTGTTACTGCTACTAGTATGAAAATGTTCTATTCCTTGCATATTAACTTcagaaataacatttttattactACAAGAAAATTTCAAAGGCTGGAAATATGTGGCCAGGGTAACAGGTGTTTGATAATTAAcagcaacattttaaaaatttatttatttatttattcccttgtttccttgtgttgcccttgttgttttattgttgtagttattgatgtcgttgttgttggataggacagagagaaatggagagaggaagggaagactgaaagggagagagaaagatagacacctgcagacctgcttcaccgcttgtaaagcgactcccctgcaggtggggagccgtccttgcgctttgtgccacctgcgcttaatctacggtgcaaccgcctgactcccacaatttaaaaaaaaaaaaaatttgtgtgtAATTTAATCAAGAGCTTACTTCACCTAACAGTTAATACTACTGTTTCATCATGGAAATTCACACTTTTTTCAAGATACCGTAAGCATACTTTTTCCTGTTTTAAAGAGCtctataggggagtcgggcagtagctcagtgggttaagcgcacgtggcgcaaagcacaagaaccggcctaagcatcccggtttgagcccccggctccctacctgcaggggagtcacttcataggtggtgaagaaggtctgcaagtgtctctctttctctccccctctctatcttcccctcctctctccatttctctctgtcctatccaacagcgacgtcaataactacaacaacaataaaaaaacaacaagggcaacaaaagggaaaataaataaatagaaaaaaaagagctctatatttaaaaatagcattattatttattcacaCACATATAAGACATACGTATAACCCTTGTCCTCATTGCACACTTTTGCTAAATGGACAACATTCCATTCTTCTAAATTAACCTGCTATTTAGAAGAAGTCTGGCTTTTTGCGGGCAGAGCCAGGGTTAAAGTACTAGAGATCACTTGAGGTCAAGCAGAAGTTCCTTGTCTGTCCTTGAGTACATTATCAAGACATTTAGCACCTGCTCATCCCCCAAGTAGTGAGATTGCATAGTAGGTGGAGTACCGTGTTGTTTTGAGAAAAACTATCTTGGGTTTTCAGGAAAAAACCATGACgtgtttttatgtctttctatgcaaaaaatgtgcCACGACTTTTCCAGTAGCTCAACCCCTATTTTAATCCACTACTGGTAAAACTTAGTCAAGTAACCATGACAGccatactaattttttaaataatgttaatctgaaaaagaatgaagagaaagCTGTTTTACATTTGCTATAGATTCAGGCGAGAAGAAAGAATAAAGTTCAAAAGATCATCTGACCCAACTCCCTACCTCCTGAGGATTTGTTTTCTACAGACTGAACCTGCTTTCCCTGAAGTCTGCCCCATTCTAgccattcacttatttattaacaCACAAATCTTTCCTTAGTATTCCGGTAGATTGTGCCACTTCAGAGGAATCAAGGTTATAGCAGTGAATGATACAGATAGGCATTGTTTTGTCATAGTCAACACTCTGCCTTTTAGACAACTACCATCAACACTTCTTTaagctatatatatatcattaagatAAATCCATCACATTGCTGCACAAATGGCCTACCCTGTTAcattatttcaatattttaatgCCTTCGAAAACattacccttttttaaaaaaaatatttttaaatatttatttacttatgtattcccttttgttgcccttgtcgttttattgttgtagttatcattattgttgttattgatgtcgttgttggataggacagagaaaaatggagagaggaggggaagacagaggaggagagaaagataaacacctgcagatctgcttcacctcctgtaaagtgacttacttgcaggtggggagctggaggcttgaaaccggatccttacacaagtccttgcgacccactgtgctatcacccaactccacATTACCCATTTTTAAGTTGTATTTTGCTTGTCTTAATGTCCACTAAGAAGTAAAAGCATACATTAGTTCTCAAGAGCTAGGTTATAGCAGATGACTatggaaataataatattttctgGGTACTAAACATTTGTTAAGAGACTATATCTTAAATATTGTCAGCACTCATAGTAACTATGTCAGGCAATGAATTTGTTCATTTCACTTGATCCAGTAAATAGTTCACAGTGTACACATACACCACATCATCAGGCTTGcatttaaaatagataattttaTCTGATACTTATACCCCAGTCAAGATGGGGGAAATGATGCCATAAAACAGCAcacacaaagaagaaaaatatgctGCAAAGTATACACTGACATGATTTTGAATGATCTTCTTACTATCAGCCTTTGCTTTGAGCTATTTTTCATATATTCAAAGAGAATGGCAATTTGTCTTGCTTTCACCTACCTGTCAAGCATCTCTTTCCTGGCATGTATCTCAGATACAAAAGTTTCCTTAACCTCGCCTATCTGGTCCTGTACAACACTGTGAAAACCTGAAAATGCTTGGCTTTTATGATGCCTATTGATTTCACTAATATCCATGTGTGCCTCAGTGCTCTGTTTTTGTGCTTTGTTGCATACATAATAAATTTCTGCCTTAATGCTGATTAACCgtacaatctttttaaatttttaatatttatttatttattctctttttgttgtccttgtttttctttctttctttctttctttctttctttctttctttctttctttcttttctttctatagttattgttataggacagagagaaatggggagaggagggggagacaaaaagggggagagaaagacacctgcagacctgctttaccgcttgtgaagcaacccccctgcagggggacctggaagctcaaaccgagatccttaggccagtctttaggccggtccttgcgcttgacgcCACgtactcttaacctgctgcgctaccgccggactcccctgtGTAATCTTTTAATAGACGtttttgcctttttgttttgCAATCAGACTTACAGAACTTCAAAAGTACTACAAAGAATTCTTCAATGCCCGTCACAATCTGCCACATGTGCTTTATTTATCATTCCTTAAAAGCTTGCCCATCACCTCAGCACATGTGCTGTTCAGCAAGGCACAGAGTTCAGTGGAAGCACTAACAGTGTGAAAGCTCTGCTGTGGTCTTGCTTTTCCAGTTGTGTGAATCCTTAACATCAGGATAAAAACCTGCAGCCGGATTTGTAAAACACCATTGATTGTGAGGGGCTTTCTGATGTTAgggttcttgaaaaaaaatccaaacttgTACATGTTAGACTTAGTTCAATATTATAAATGCCATCTGTGTTGATACCCCCCAGCCtaagaaaaaaagatatgttGTTGTCAAATGTAAGACACAACACTGctcatttagagacagagaagctggaGAATCCACTTTCCTATCTCAGTGCCTTGACCTGAAACTACAGGTGTGGGATTGGAAggtgagggggccaggaggtgctcTTCCCCTTCTTGTGCTGGAGAATGGAGATGCCTGCTAAACATGCAGATTTTCAAACATgtcatttaaattaaaaaacaattttggtATGGGGGAGctaacgtaatggttatgcaaaaggactcatgcccgaggctctgaagtcccaggttcaatgccctgcaccaccataagccagagatgaagagCTGACCAATGCtctctctggtaaataaataaataaaaagtagtgaaatgtgatttttttaaaaaaatctaatgttCTCTAAAATGTTAAGTgtgaaaaatatatttagaaaacttaaaaggtgaggggaaggggaagggggaggaggggggaagtaaaaaactaagaaaaaaaaaaaaaaaaagaaaacttaaaaggtGAGGGGGACTTATCGCCAAATCAGGGACTTGGAaatgtttgtattttcttttttaaaaaaaatattttttatttatttatttatttttctttttttgttgcccttgtttttatctttgctgtggctattattgttgttgttattgatgttgttgttgcaggataggacagagagaaatggagaaacgaggggaagacagagttggggatagaaagatacctgcagacctgcttcactgctcgtgaagtgacgcccctgcaggtggagagccaggggattgaatcgggatccttatgccagtcttcaagtttcacaccatgtgcgcttaacccgctgcgctacatacTGACCtcctttcttatattttttaaaactattttatttatttatgaatgagagagataggaggagagagagaatgaaccagagcatcactctagcatattcaatgctgggtatcaaactcagggcctaatGCTTTGAGTTCTACTCTAATTAGTGCGCCACTTCCCTCTTAATTACTATGTTTAAATATCACATAAAAGCACCTaagtggggcaggggtagatagcataatggttatgcaaacagtcgtgtctgaggctccgaagtcccaggttcaatcccccataccaccataagccagagcagaccagtgctctggttaaaaaaaaaaaaaaaaaaaaaggaatctggtggtgtcacagcgggttaagcgcacacggcacaaagagcaaggactggcttaaggatcccagttcgagcccctggctccctacttgcaggggagtggctaaaaaggcaatgaagcaggtctgcaggtgtctgtctttctctccctctctctgtcttcccctcctcgctccatttctctctgtcctatccaacaacaattacaataataactacaacaataaaacaacaagggcaacaaaagggaataaataaatattttttaaacaacaacaaaacacctacGTGTCTGACACCCGCTGAAGTATTGCACTGGGCCACATCTGACTTGTATTGCATGGCACTAACAGCTGGGCTGGTTGATTGCCAGTTTCTCCCTGGAGACAAAATTCTTTGGattctctggtgtttctgtctctaccaggGTCTACTGTCCAACCACTGGCCTCATTCACTCAATTCCATTATTTATTTGGATTCTAtagattatttgtttattgtgttgctgttatttttaacTATGCTACTAAAGTCTTTGTCTTACCTAAAAAACAGAATATGTTAATGATGAATTAATTTCCAAATATGAATAACTCTGAGTCAATATAATGCCAGTTCAAAATGAAGACATTAGGCTGAGGCCACTTTATTTTTCCCTGGGAAATGTaaatttcttcctatttttagtaattttgtggtctacttttttaaaaaaatttttatatttatttattttccctttggttgccctcgtttttttttattgttgttgttattgatgtggtcgttgttatataagacagagagaaatggagagaggaggggaagacagaggaggaagagaaagacacctgcgaacctgcttcatctcttgtgaagtgactccactgcaggtggggagccgggggctggaaccgggattcccacgccggtccctgcgctttgagccacgtgcgtttaaccggctgcaccaccgcccgactccgtcCACTTAACTTCTTATTATCCCGGATGACCACTAGTACTTTTCACTAAATAAAACCATCTGCAAGGTCAACTGCCTTTCTACCTTATTTAAGTTTCTGCACCAAacaatgtaacttttttttaattatatttatttattttctgttttgttgtccttgtttttttattgttattgtagttattgttgttattgatgtcgttgttgttggataggacagagagaaatggagagaggaggggaagacagagagggggagagaaagacagacacctgcagacctacttcaccgcctgtgaagcgactcccctgcaggtcggggctcgaaccaggatccttatgctggtccttgcactttgcaccacatgtgcttaacccgctgcgctaccgcctgactcccttaacttttttttaaacatatcaattttactttgtgttatcTATGTATGTCTGAACTGCTTCTGTCCAGTTGCCTAAATACATTGCCAGTTTTCTACTTTCGAAAGACTTTGGTATGATAATATCACGAGCATCTTTAGCTCAGATTTCATGACATATTAACAGTTTCTATGACTATATAGTTTAAGAttataaaccttttttttcttctaccacAGTTATTGTAGGCTCCCTGCCTACAAGAAGAATCTgccactccaggtggccatttttttttctttatttgttaggacagagaaaaattgaggggagaaggagattgagagggaaacagagacacctggctTCAGCACAAGTGAGGCTTCCCCTAGAGGGGGGTGTGTGAAGACTCGAACCCCAAATCTtaagcatgcacttaaccagtgcaccaTCTCATGACCCTCAAGAttatagactttttaaaataaatgtttttaagatgttttattcattattttattggatagaaacagagagaaacagatggaagggggagatagagagggaaaaagagacttcctccctgaaggtggggactaggggcttaaacctctgttctttttttttttaatgtttatttattttaatatatttttatttattccctttcgctgcccttgttgttttattgttgtagttattattgttgtcgtcattgttggataggacagacagaaatggagagatgaggggaagacagagagggggagagaaagatagacacctgcagacctgcttcaccacttgtgaagagactccccttcaggtggggaggcgggggctctaacccggatctttatgccggtccttgcgctttgctccacgtgcgcttaacccgctgcgctaccgccggactccctaaacctctgttcttatgcattgtaacatgcttgCCCAACCTGGTGAGTCAGCATCTGGCCCTGATTCTAGACTCTAAAGTCATCATTTCTGGTCATTCTCCTTTGTCTCATTTAAAAggtctttttctttaattaggtTTCTCTGTAATTAGATTCTATTCTTTGGAAATTTCCTCCACTTTCCTCTTTTCTGTGTCAGTTATCACTTAACCTAGCTAAACACCAAACCTCCCTTTTTCTTCAGATCCCTCAGGATTTTCTGAGCACCCTCATACAATCTGCTCTCAACTCACGTTCTCCCCCCTGCCTTTTCGTTTCTCAAATAGAGAGATAGTCAGAAGCAGTGAAGGACCTCTTGAATTGAATGTTGTGTGGGCAGAAGCACATCAAAAGTCCTTTCTTTTGGGTAGAAAGTTAGGAAACTTTCCTAGTCAGAGTTCATGGTCAGAGAGACTATAGCAGATTTCTGAAATGATTCACCACATTGGCAGGTAGTTGTGGccaatgtttctctttcttagtCATTAGTGTACAAATTCTGCATGTTCTCTGGGCTTCTTCTGTGTCCTCTGGAAGGTTATGTGCATGATGGATGAGTCACCTTCCCAATATAACACACCACTTGAAACTATGTGACAGCTTGCTTTATCTTCAAACTGTTTTTATGAAACAAAGCCATAAAGCTGACTTCTAGTCAGACTTTTGCCActcttgtatgtttttttttctttttaagaattctCTAATATTTTTAGAGTTCAGGAAGtatcaaattaaaatatactTCAAAAATGAAAGGCCAATTTAAGTATTTTGTGTcctggggtgtttttttttttaatatatatatacatttggggtggtggtggtaaaagCATGGGTACTGGAGTCAGACAGATCTAAGTTCAAATCCTGCTCTGGCCCTTTCTAACTATATGACCTTGGGTGAAATTCTCTCTGagtctgttctctcttttttccctaatTATCACTTTACTGTGGACATGTTGGTTTACAGAATTTTTtacaaatatattcatttatttattttcccttttgttacccttgttgtttaatctTTGTTGtgggtgttattattattgttattgatgtcattgttgttggataggacagagagaaatcaagagaggagggcaagacagggaaagagaaagatagacacctgcagacctgcttaactgcttgtaaggcaacctccctgcatgtggggagccaggaccttgaaccaggatccttatactggtccttgcgcttcgcaccacgtgcccttaacctgctg
Above is a window of Erinaceus europaeus chromosome 12, mEriEur2.1, whole genome shotgun sequence DNA encoding:
- the LMOD3 gene encoding leiomodin-3, giving the protein MSEHSRTDEEIDEDEILANLSPEELKELQSEMEVMAPDPRLPVGMLQKDQTDKPPTGNFDHKSLVDFMYWQKASRRMLEDERVPVTFVSSEENIQEKHEELDKGNKNVSQYLKEKLNNEITSQKRETKGSNNVHETNNNTEDEEDDDGDEDDDSEESEEKAKREKEDTLEEKIRNGESTCQQVTNKAFENQKDRPEAQEKSEKKISKLDPKKLSLDTSFLKVSARPSGNQTDLDGSLRRVRQNDPDMKELNLNNIENIPKEMLLDFVNAMKKNKHIKTFSLANVGADETVAFALANMLRENRSITTLNIESNFITGKGIVAIMRCLQFNETLTELRFHNQRHMLGHHAEMEISRLLKANNTLLKMGYHFELPGPRMVVTNLLTRNQDKQRQKRQEELKQLQLKEQRKLIAMLENGLGLPPGMWEMLGGPMPDPRMQEFLQPPPQSPSSQALSFSRRNEMMKTPLQPPPQCQTDPDSFSVVKLKRIQRKSRMPEARESQEKTNLKDVIKTLKPVPRNRPPPLVEITPRDQLLNDIRHSNVAYLKPVQLPKELE